Proteins co-encoded in one Waddlia chondrophila WSU 86-1044 genomic window:
- a CDS encoding response regulator, with product MTKQEYRILVVEDHFINLEMISEMLKRLGCIVDTASNGKEALDCVTKNFYDAIFMDLQMPVMDGYETTRLIREDKTRQKIPIIALTANHVKSDLDRCLESGMDGYLTKPFELKDLNNVLKKYLDVASNS from the coding sequence ATGACAAAGCAGGAATACCGCATCTTAGTTGTAGAGGATCATTTTATCAACTTAGAAATGATTAGTGAAATGCTCAAAAGGCTTGGCTGCATTGTTGATACTGCATCCAATGGCAAGGAAGCGTTAGATTGCGTCACTAAAAATTTCTACGATGCCATTTTCATGGATTTGCAAATGCCTGTGATGGATGGATATGAAACAACACGTTTAATTCGCGAAGATAAGACTAGGCAAAAAATCCCCATTATCGCCCTCACTGCCAATCATGTGAAATCGGATTTGGACAGATGTTTGGAATCCGGTATGGATGGTTATCTGACCAAACCCTTTGAACTTAAAGATCTTAATAATGTTTTGAAAAAATATCTGGATGTTGCTTCAAATAGTTGA
- the hemW gene encoding radical SAM family heme chaperone HemW gives MVGNSHYSIYVHIPLCTKKCDYCHFYVVPDKEPYHALLSEGLKLEWEAYRSHFQGRNLASVYFGGGTPSLFDPRSIEKILSFLPCCSATEITLEANPENLSEQRIREFADAGINRLSIGIQSLDDKQLELLTRGHGAQKAIDGIEAAFAAGIENISIDLMYDIPEQTLENWKETLRLAINLPITHLSLYNLTFEPHTVFFKHRERLKASLPSEETSASMYKTAVETLTANGFIQYEISAFCKPNRQSVHNSGYWTGREFIGLGPSAFSYWNGSRFRNIARLHQWHQALKEGKSPVDYSESLAPAAAQKEKLAIRLRLLEGVNLSEFKIDRETSDGIKRMIASELLALEKGVLRLTEKGILFYDTVATEII, from the coding sequence ATGGTAGGAAATTCTCATTACTCGATTTATGTGCACATCCCTTTGTGTACGAAAAAATGTGATTATTGCCATTTTTATGTCGTCCCAGACAAGGAACCCTATCACGCCCTTCTTTCCGAAGGCTTGAAGCTGGAGTGGGAGGCTTATCGATCTCATTTTCAAGGCCGCAATCTAGCTTCAGTGTATTTTGGAGGAGGGACCCCCTCTCTTTTCGACCCGCGCTCAATCGAGAAGATCCTCTCTTTTCTCCCTTGCTGCTCGGCAACTGAAATTACACTGGAAGCCAATCCGGAAAATCTTTCAGAGCAGCGCATTAGAGAGTTCGCTGATGCAGGAATCAACCGCTTGAGTATTGGCATTCAATCTCTTGATGATAAGCAGCTTGAGCTTTTAACCAGAGGACATGGCGCACAGAAAGCAATCGATGGCATCGAGGCAGCTTTTGCAGCAGGAATAGAAAATATCTCCATCGATCTCATGTACGATATTCCTGAACAGACACTCGAAAACTGGAAAGAGACACTTCGTTTGGCAATAAATCTGCCAATCACCCATCTTTCTTTATACAACTTAACCTTTGAACCACACACAGTGTTTTTTAAACATAGAGAGAGATTAAAAGCTTCCCTTCCTTCCGAGGAAACAAGCGCTTCAATGTACAAAACAGCGGTTGAGACTTTGACAGCAAACGGTTTCATTCAATATGAAATTTCAGCCTTTTGCAAGCCGAATCGACAATCAGTTCATAACAGCGGTTACTGGACGGGAAGAGAGTTTATCGGTTTAGGACCTTCAGCTTTCAGTTATTGGAATGGATCGCGATTCAGAAATATCGCCAGGCTGCATCAATGGCATCAAGCATTGAAAGAAGGAAAATCACCGGTTGACTACTCTGAATCTCTTGCACCTGCTGCTGCTCAGAAAGAAAAACTGGCAATCCGATTACGGCTTTTAGAAGGGGTGAATCTTTCAGAATTCAAGATTGACCGGGAAACTTCTGATGGGATCAAGCGCATGATCGCATCTGAATTGCTCGCTTTGGAAAAAGGAGTGCTGCGGCTAACCGAAAAAGGGATTCTTTTCTATGATACTGTTGCAACAGAAATCATTTGA
- a CDS encoding mechanosensitive ion channel domain-containing protein gives MDRKRFFLFFISILFLLTSALIADQEKEKEPSTPSPLELKQNWWEFFDVSDETLKSRLDTFKKENKALLSSLSDKEHEEIHRKMDQVFLMLDLYAKKKEEVQPSSAPQLQLLEFYTLDQLVEVYERLQRSEMEIGILQSKIKIQQSRINRLQNTLDRSILLYQNLSPATYEKLKQGVLLISQRAEHATLDLELQRDKKALTSFLERRDLYRNELVAAKKRLKIDAQTLDELKKKSEKAKSSYFEAEEKFYQLEKQSRLVDKDKQESKFTCCIQDSQILSQAISLENFKIKLLINEMKTTLAKLALNHREIDSDDIREFLSDWKRRLGSIEEQRDFWDTEIKNYQAQVSQMTAQSMQEGSKGQVDQEDLIGDIHFELDRSLAELELLKLHIENGEFLERLVGEQLVEKKSFMQTWLISLKNSWSKFKNVVDHWIHVTLFHVNEQPVTLMTFISALLIFLGGIVFSHYLRKFLVKRKIVQRKFSYSTEYIVLRVIHYAIVILAFLVALSFIGLNFTNLAIIAGALGVGIGFGLQTIVSNVSSGFMLLLKKYLKVGDIIELSDKQLGTITAVNLQNTIIRTFDGAEIMIPNSQLSSQRLTNWTMKDNAKRLKIPFGVAYGTDKNLVREAVVDSIKKLSFVYSDDFRYHDPQVWLMGFGESSVNFELVAWINLNVPVPYETASSALFWELDTTLKNKGIEMPFSQRDLYIKSFPSGILSSID, from the coding sequence ATGGATAGAAAACGTTTTTTCTTATTTTTTATAAGTATTTTATTTTTATTGACTTCTGCTTTAATAGCTGATCAGGAGAAGGAAAAAGAACCTTCGACTCCCAGTCCTCTTGAATTAAAGCAGAACTGGTGGGAGTTCTTCGATGTTTCAGATGAAACACTGAAAAGTCGTTTGGACACCTTTAAAAAAGAAAATAAAGCCCTGTTGTCGTCTTTAAGCGACAAAGAGCATGAAGAGATTCATCGAAAAATGGATCAAGTTTTTTTAATGCTTGATCTCTATGCCAAGAAAAAAGAAGAGGTTCAACCTTCTTCAGCTCCTCAGTTGCAGCTTCTTGAATTTTATACTCTCGATCAATTAGTCGAAGTGTATGAGCGATTGCAGAGATCTGAAATGGAGATAGGCATTCTTCAAAGCAAGATCAAGATCCAGCAATCCAGAATAAACCGGCTTCAAAATACTTTGGATCGCTCAATCCTTTTGTATCAAAATCTTAGCCCGGCGACCTATGAAAAGCTTAAGCAAGGAGTGCTGTTAATTTCTCAAAGAGCTGAACACGCAACGTTAGACTTGGAGTTGCAAAGAGATAAGAAAGCGCTTACCAGTTTTTTGGAAAGGAGAGATCTTTATCGAAATGAATTAGTTGCGGCAAAGAAAAGGCTTAAAATCGACGCTCAGACTCTTGATGAGCTGAAGAAAAAGTCTGAAAAAGCAAAAAGTTCTTATTTTGAAGCTGAAGAAAAATTTTACCAATTAGAAAAGCAATCACGTCTCGTCGATAAAGACAAGCAAGAAAGCAAATTCACTTGCTGTATTCAGGATAGCCAAATCCTCTCACAAGCGATTTCTTTGGAAAATTTCAAGATTAAGCTGCTCATCAACGAAATGAAAACAACATTGGCAAAGCTTGCCTTGAATCATCGGGAGATAGATTCGGATGACATTCGGGAGTTTTTATCAGACTGGAAGCGTCGGTTGGGAAGTATTGAGGAACAGCGCGATTTTTGGGATACCGAAATTAAAAATTATCAGGCGCAAGTCAGCCAGATGACGGCGCAATCGATGCAAGAAGGCAGTAAAGGGCAAGTTGATCAAGAAGATTTGATTGGAGATATCCATTTTGAATTAGACAGATCTTTAGCTGAGCTGGAGCTATTGAAGCTCCATATTGAAAACGGAGAATTTCTTGAGCGTTTGGTCGGAGAACAGCTCGTGGAAAAGAAAAGTTTCATGCAAACTTGGCTGATCAGTTTAAAAAATTCATGGTCTAAGTTTAAAAACGTTGTGGATCATTGGATTCATGTCACGCTGTTCCATGTTAACGAGCAGCCGGTGACGCTGATGACTTTTATCAGTGCCCTACTGATTTTCCTGGGCGGAATTGTATTTTCCCATTACTTAAGAAAATTCCTTGTCAAACGCAAGATTGTTCAGCGTAAATTTTCCTATTCAACTGAATATATCGTTTTAAGAGTCATTCATTATGCAATCGTTATTCTTGCCTTTCTGGTTGCACTGAGCTTTATCGGACTAAACTTTACTAATCTGGCAATTATTGCCGGTGCTCTTGGTGTTGGTATCGGATTCGGTTTACAGACGATTGTCAGCAATGTTTCTTCGGGCTTTATGTTATTGCTTAAAAAATACCTCAAAGTTGGCGATATTATCGAACTATCTGACAAACAGCTGGGAACGATCACTGCAGTCAATTTGCAAAACACAATCATCCGTACTTTCGACGGCGCCGAAATCATGATTCCGAACTCTCAATTATCGAGCCAAAGGCTGACAAATTGGACGATGAAGGATAATGCTAAGCGTTTAAAAATTCCTTTCGGTGTTGCTTATGGGACAGATAAGAACCTGGTGCGTGAAGCAGTTGTTGACTCAATAAAAAAGCTTTCATTTGTCTATTCAGATGATTTTCGCTATCACGATCCGCAAGTTTGGTTGATGGGATTTGGAGAAAGCTCTGTTAATTTTGAGCTGGTCGCTTGGATAAATTTAAACGTTCCGGTGCCTTATGAAACCGCAAGCTCGGCATTGTTTTGGGAATTGGACACCACATTGAAAAACAAAGGGATTGAGATGCCGTTTTCTCAAAGAGACCTTTACATCAAATCATTTCCAAGTGGAATCTTGAGCTCAATAGATTAA
- a CDS encoding glutaredoxin family protein, translating to MLKFLNIFFLIFCFATVSAQDFSSKSANPVLYYNPKCPHCKTVMKYLDSQNISVQMKNTSQASYRDELNRMGQRGVPVLVVNGKAIAGSTSIINYLKQHPDIFSKHY from the coding sequence ATGCTCAAGTTTCTAAATATTTTCTTTTTGATCTTTTGCTTTGCAACCGTTTCTGCACAAGACTTCTCTAGTAAAAGCGCAAACCCAGTCCTTTACTACAACCCTAAATGCCCGCATTGCAAAACTGTGATGAAATACTTGGATTCTCAAAACATTTCGGTTCAAATGAAAAACACCAGCCAAGCTTCCTACAGAGACGAACTGAACCGAATGGGGCAAAGAGGAGTTCCGGTACTGGTTGTCAATGGAAAAGCGATCGCTGGATCAACTTCCATCATCAACTATTTGAAGCAACATCCAGATATTTTTTCAAAACATTATTAA